DNA from Candidatus Binatus sp.:
AACTGCGCGGTCCGCGCCAGCGGCGCAAAGATGTCCGAGTCGCCCGCTACAATCAGGCGCGGCGCGGCTTTGTCCGCCGCCGCAAACTCGATCGCGCCGGCCATCACATCGGCGGCGATCGCACCCGAGTCCGGCGCCATCGCATTTATCAAACCGTCGCGAGTGAAAGGATCGGCATCGGCAATCAACTCAAACAATATCCTGCCGCGCGGCGGCTTGATCGGCAGCCGCCACATCATCGCCAGCCGATTCGCGAGGCCGCCCGCCAGCGGCGTGCGAAAGCCCGGCGCCAGCGGCGCGTATGCGACCGCGGCCTTCACTCGGCGATGCGCGCTGAGCTTGAGCGCGACCAATCCCCCGACGCCGTGACCGACCACGATTGCATCGCGGCCAATCCCGTCGATCGCTTCGCCGGCCAGCGCGGCCAAATCATTGAAGCGAAGTTTCCCCAGCGGAGGCGTCGAGCCTTTGCCGACCACAGCCCGCAAATCCGGAACGAATACTTCCCATCCGATCGACGCGAGATAACCGAACACCAGCGCAAGATGCCGCGGCGTAGCGAAAAGTTCGGGCAGCAGCACGATCGGCCACGCGAACTTGACCGGCTCGGGGCGCTCGCATTGCGCGGGGAAGCGGCCGAGTTCGACGTCGTCCACTGGAGTCTGCCGAATTATGCGGCCCGCGACGCTGCCGCCATCAGGCGCGCGAATTTGAACGACGGAAAAGCCGCGCGCGGTGTCAGCATCTGCGCGGCGGGAATCGAATTGCCGCCAGCGGTGGAGAACCACTTGGGCGCGAGCGCGCCAACGATTATCGCGTCAAAATCTTTTGCCAACGCAGACATAAGGCTTGCGCAACTTCGCGGCGATCGAACCCTATCATGTTGAACGCGAGCGCCCGCAAGCAAGCGCCGGATAAGGAAAGAGCCCCCTCTTTCGAGGGGGCTCTCCCGTGTTGCGAGGCCTTTCAGCCTCGGCTTAATCCAGCAGCAATCCTGGCAGCCTTAGCCAGCCTTCGGGGTATTGGCCCGAAGGTAAACTCGTTAAGTGGTTACTTCTTTTTGGTCTTTTTGGCGGCTTTCTTCTTTGCCATTTTGCTCTTTCGCATCGGTTTGGACTTGGTGGCCTTTTTGGCCCGTATCTTCTTCCTCACTGGCATAGGTACCTCCTCTTCCTAGGCTGCTGCTGGACAAGCACCCTTTCTTATAGATGAGGGTTCATCCCTCATCGATTCGAGCCGATTATAGAAACATGTTATTCTAAAATCAAGAGCCGCAAGGCGATTTATAAAGAAATTTTAAAGTCGAAAGAGTGCAACCGAACCGGTCTCTTTCGGGTCTTTAGAATGTCGTTCAAAATTAGATCCCTTGAACTCGGACCGCCGCTTGAATTACGATTGGGCGCATGAGGCGGTTAAGCTTTCTACTGCGCCGCGAGTGGCTCAGCCTAATCTTCGGCGGGGTTCTCGTGATGCTGCTGTTGAGCGCCGTGCTCGGCAGGCAGGGGCCGCGCGATCTGGTCGCCCTCCAGAGCCATCGCGCCGCGTTGGAGAAGCG
Protein-coding regions in this window:
- a CDS encoding alpha/beta fold hydrolase translates to MDDVELGRFPAQCERPEPVKFAWPIVLLPELFATPRHLALVFGYLASIGWEVFVPDLRAVVGKGSTPPLGKLRFNDLAALAGEAIDGIGRDAIVVGHGVGGLVALKLSAHRRVKAAVAYAPLAPGFRTPLAGGLANRLAMMWRLPIKPPRGRILFELIADADPFTRDGLINAMAPDSGAIAADVMAGAIEFAAADKAAPRLIVAGDSDIFAPLARTAQFAESIGAKLATIAGRGHWLIGGRALERAINETQRFLVRALGQDLLLLYPEEWKNDPDD